The Gouania willdenowi chromosome 5, fGouWil2.1, whole genome shotgun sequence sequence TGATGGAGCTGTAGCTTCCTAACAATCactttaataatattattaaatattttgccAAAATTGCTAAAAAGTAATCTCAAAAGCATGTTATTGTTGCCAACAATAATTCAATAATTCAAtgttaaatgaaatgaaacttaTTCACAATTTGTTGACCAGAggctataaaaaaataataattttatctcACTTCTCTGTTGATAAACGTTTGCTTTCTCATGCTTACGTCATATTTCATCCCAGCTCAGATGGGCACAAACTCAAAATATGATGCAAATAATCAGAAGAACttgcacaaaattacatcagACTGCTCGTTTCAAGATTTCCCACTCAAGAAGAATAGCTTACATCCAAAGTGTTCATAAGTGCACCGAGGTCACGGTTTGTGTATCCAGAGATTAAAATCTTATAACGGCGAGGGAAGTGCCTCAGTTTACAAAGGCCAATATATCTACACTAACCATTTATCCTTAAGGTAAAAAATGATATAACACCTGTGTAAGTCTTTGGAATCACTGGAAATGGTGTCATGAGTGACAGAATTATCATCctatgtgacttttttttttttttttttttttttaaatcctggtTCACAGGTGGTGGTGAGAAGTGTGTTTTACCTGATAACACTGTGTGAGACGAACCATATGTGTAATGGGAACACTTTCCCACATCAACCGAAGGTCAAAGTCAAGTATAAAAGAAGATGGGGCTTCATGCAGAGAGGTTAACTTTGGACACACTGCAGACATGCtcaggttgttgttgttggcttGTATCACAGCCCTGGGTAAGAAATTATTCATCCTTTTTTTGGTTCTTACTTTATAAGCCAGTTAATCACTGATTATCATATTTTGGTGGTGAAACTATTGTTTTTATGTCCTTTATTCAGTGCTGGCTGAGCTGGAGCCCCAGCCCAGGTATTTGGAGGAGAGTGAAGAAAGAGTAGTTGGAGGTGAGGTGGCCAGACCCAACTCTTGGCCCTGGCAGGTAATATTTGTTCTTCTCAACAAATATTTTCAACACTTGCACATGTCTTCAAAAGTGGACATTTTCTCTCTCCTCAGATTTCTCTTCAGTACAAATCAGGCTCTAGGTTTTACCACACGTGTGGTGGAACCCTGATTAAGAGAGACTGGGTTTTAACCGCTGCCCATTGTGTGGACAGGTAATATAATGACAAACTTTTTAACTTATGATAGGTTTTTACGTTATTCtcttacaaatttcacctttttcTGACACAACTTTGGTATTTTCATGTACATTTTGTTGGTTATAAATGTCTCTGTCCTTCATCGTTGAAACTCTGATACACATTACCTTTAAATAGCtgttaaaatatatgtatagataTTCACTGAAGTATCAATCACcgatcaaactttatttataaagcgcctTTCTTACAATTAAATTGCAGATCAAAGTGCTTTGCAGACATTTGCTTATGTGATTGACAAAAGTAGAAAATGATGAAGGTTTAGAGACAGAAATAATTTAAGATGATGAGATAAGAaagagtcaaaaaaaaaaaaaaaaaaaacaagtagagAAGAGaacaattataaaaatcatTAAGTACTACATAAAAGCCAGACTGAATAAATAGGTTTTTAGCTTGCGTTTAAAAATTGTAATACTCTCGGCTAATTAACAAGTTTtgacaacatattttttttctttgtacattttctatcaaatccttttttaaagtgtacttttgGGTCTTTCTTTTCTTGGTGTATTACAGCTCAAGGACGTGGCGTGTTATTCTGGGTGAACATGATCTCAACACTAACAGTGGTAGAGAGCAGATCATGAGTGTCAGCAAGGTTCATATCCACCCGAGATGGTCTTCCTCCAGTGTTGCTGCTGGGTAAGAGTTGTTTGTCATCAGAATTTAAAGACTCTTCACTTGCACTTAAAAATGCAATGACAATATCAAGTATTCTTCAAGTGATTCTATTTTACCCCTTTAGACGGAGAAAGCTATAGGATTAGATTTTGTTTCACCCTATTTGTAGATGCTCTCTGGGGTTTATTCTGCCAGTAAATAACATTGAAGTGAACCCTTGATCGTTGGTAGACAAATGTCGAGAATCAAATGCAAATGTtgtagaaaaataaattcaatattgTTCTgcactcagatctgacattgcTCTGCTCAAACTGTCCTCCATGGCCACTCTGAACTCGTACGTCGCGCTTGGTTCTTTGCCTCCTTCCGGCCAGATTCTTCCCCACAACAATAACTGCTACATCACCGGATGGGGACGTACTTCCAGTGAGTTGATTGTTTGTTGTCAATGCAGTTAGAAGATGTCGTGTCATTGAAGCTCAGTGTATGCCTTCATTTGTCTCGTCCAGCTGGTGGAAGCCTTTCTGCTCTGCTTAAGCAGGCCCACCTTCCTCTGGTGGACCACGAGACCTGCTCTAGCTCTGGATGGTGGGGCAGCACTGTGAAGACCACCATGGTGTGTGCTGGAGGTGGCTCTGATTCTGGATGCAATGTAGGTTTCCCACCAAAAGTTTCCATGACCAGAAATTCATTGTGTCTGCCTGTACATTTATCTGATTAGTTTCAACGTCACTGAAGTGTATagtgatttaaaatatttagaaCGCTGATCTCTAACTCATGCACTCATGATGCTGTGTCTCACAGGGTGACTCCGGTGGACCATTGAACTGCCTGGTGAACGGTAAATATTACGTGCACGGCATTGCCAGCTTTGTGTCTTCATATGGATGTAACTACCCCAAGAAGCCGACTGTCTTTACTCGTGTCTCTGCCTACAATCAATGGATGGACTCGGTTAGTatgaaatattgcacattcaCAATGTGTTTCCTTACATTTTTTTCGCTAAATTTTGAGCATATTGATGGATTTTGTGGTGTTTTGGCAATCTAGTCTATATCCTATACCTTTCGCATTAATACCATCTGTAATCTGTTCTTTTTTCCAGATCATGATGTGAGTACAGTCATCCCAGATGCACCACAAACATCACCAATCAGTGGAGACCATGTTTTCTGCtgtactaaaataaataaaatggaatgAAACTCACACAAATAcagtttctgcttttttttttcctttaggggagtaatatacatttaatatttagaaaaacttgaaCTATAGTAAGTTTTGTCCCTGAAGCCATGAAACAATTCTTTATACAgttgtgtgaaaaagtgtttgcctgcttcctgattttttttttactttttggcatgttttccacacttaaatgtttcagatcaaacaaatttaaacattagtcaaagataacacaagtaaacacatacaaatgcagtttttaaatgaagggttttattaatgaggaagaaaaaaaatcaaaagctaCATGGCCCTATGTGAAAAACTGTTTGCCCCCTAAACCTAATAACTGGTTGGGCCCCCTTAGCAGCAACTACTGCAACCAAGCGTTTACAATAACTTGCAATGAGTCTTTTACAACGCTATGGATGAATTTTGGCCCACTCATCTTTGCAGAATTGTTGTAATTCAGCCACATTGGACACTTTTCAATTATGAACCTCCTTTTTAAGGTCATGCCACAGCATCTCAATGGGATTGAAGTCAGGACTTTGACGAGGCCACTCCAAAGTCTTCATTTTGCTTTTCTTCAGCCATTCAGAGGTGGACttgctggtgtgttttggatcattgtcctgcTGTAGAACCCACGTTCACTTTAACTTGAGGTCACGAACAGATGGCCGGACGTTCTCCTTCAGGATTTTTTGGTAGACAGCTGAATTCATGCTACTTATGTCTTCCAGGTCCTGAAGGAGCAAAACAGCCCCAGACATCACACTGCCACCACCATATTTTACTGTTGgtatgatgttctttttctgaaatgtgGTGTTACTTCTACGCAATGGGACATAGTACAAAaaattcaccttttttttttcttctttttttttttacttgtctgcacatgctgtcaaagaagtgcaatctttttttagacagcaatgcattttatgtttttttttattttttgttattgcaattaaataaattgcattattttattacataattgtgaccatcaccagccctccctaaggaagggtaagaaacactttattaaagggagaatataaaaagagagggcagtgttacacctaggtgagggtaggatgagacaaagttcaacttttgtctcatcagtccacagaatatttttcCAAAAGTCTCAAAAATGAGACAAGCCTTAATGTCATTTTTGCTTAGCAATGGTTTCCGTCTTGGAACTCTGCCATGTAGGCCATGTTTACCCAGTCTCTTTCTCATGATGGAGTCATGAACACTGACCTTAACTGAAGCAGGTGATGCCTGCAGTTCTTTAGATGTTGTTGTGGGGTCTTGTCGCCTCTTGGATGAGTCGTTGCTGCGCTCTTGGGGTAATTTTGGTCAGCCTGGGAAAGTTCACCACTGTTCCGTGTTTTTGCCATTTGCCCCCAATGGCTCTCACTGTGGTTCACTGAAGTCCTAAAGCTTTAGAAATGGCTTTATAACCTTTTCCAGACTGATAGATTTAGATAactttttgttctcatttgttcCTGAATGTCTTTGCAACTCAGCATGATGTCTATAGCTTTTGAGGATCTTCTGTCTACTTCAGTGATTTCTAGATCGAGAACAGCTGTGCAGTAATCAGGCCTGGGTGTGGCTACAGAAATTGAACTCAGGTGTGATCAACCACAGGtttagggggcaaacactttttcacacagggccatgtagctttggatttttattcttcctcattaataaaacccttcatttaaaaactgcatctTGTGTTTCCTTGTGTCATCTTTGATctttgatgatctgaaacatttaagtgtgaaaaacgtgcaaaaaaaagtaagaaatcaggaaggggggcaaacactttttcacacc is a genomic window containing:
- the LOC114462822 gene encoding elastase-1-like, whose protein sequence is MLRLLLLACITALVLAELEPQPRYLEESEERVVGGEVARPNSWPWQISLQYKSGSRFYHTCGGTLIKRDWVLTAAHCVDSSRTWRVILGEHDLNTNSGREQIMSVSKVHIHPRWSSSSVAAGSDIALLKLSSMATLNSYVALGSLPPSGQILPHNNNCYITGWGRTSTGGSLSALLKQAHLPLVDHETCSSSGWWGSTVKTTMVCAGGGSDSGCNGDSGGPLNCLVNGKYYVHGIASFVSSYGCNYPKKPTVFTRVSAYNQWMDSIMM